Proteins from one Muntiacus reevesi chromosome X, mMunRee1.1, whole genome shotgun sequence genomic window:
- the TASL gene encoding TLR adapter interacting with SLC15A4 on the lysosome has translation MLSEGYLSGLAYRNDIQWSYPSSNEQVAEEKEEEMEATAAASLSYSSVDETQVQNLYVSCKSSGKIISSVYSRESQHSRNPRITVLQTNPNPVYESPNLAAVELYRDTSKETYLVPPSCKSICKNYNDLQIAGGQVMAINSVTTDFPSEGSFQYGPLLKSSEIPLSMEDSMSTQPSDLPPTPIQRYSSYWRITSIKEKNSLQMQKPISNAVLNEYLEQKLVELYKQYFMDTGFHDSSPTQILASELIMTNVDQISIQVSIEKNLEISKARDIVINRLLQYGSTEISTPSLHISQYSNVNP, from the coding sequence ATGCTGTCAGAAGGCTATCTCAGTGGACTTGCGTACCGGAATGACATCCAGTGGAGTTATCCATCTTCTAATGAGCAAGTGgctgaggaaaaggaagaggagatggAAGCCACAGCAGCTGCCAGTCTTTCCTATTCCTCTGTGGATGAAACACAAGTCCAAAATCTCTATGTGAGCTGCAAATCCTCTGGCAAGATCATTTCTTCAGTGTATTCAAGAGAGAGCCAACATAGTAGAAATCCGAGAATCACAGTGCTGCAAACAAACCCCAATCCTGTGTATGAAAGCCCAAACTTGGCCGCAGTTGAACTATACAGAGACACCAGCAAAGAGACCTACTTGGTCCCACCTTCCTGCAAGAGTATCTGCAAGAATTACAATGACTTACAGATTGCAGGGGGCCAGGTGATGGCCATTAATTCAGTGACAACCGATTTCCCCTCTGAGGGCAGTTTTCAATATGGTCCTTTGCTGAAATCATCTgagattcctttgtccatggaggaTTCCATGTCCACTCAGCCCAGCGACTTGCCACCCACCCCTATCCAGCGGTATTCATCCTACTGGAGAATAACCAGcatcaaagagaaaaacagcctgcaaatgcagaagCCTATTTCGAATGCGGTGCTGAATGAATACCTGGAGCAGAAGCTGGTGGAGTTGTATAAGCAGTACTTTATGGACACTGGGTTTCATGACAGTTCACCTACCCAGATTCTGGCATCTGAACTCATCATGACAAATGTGGACCAAATCAGTATTCAAGTCTCTATAGAGAAGAACCTGGAGATCTCAAAAGCCAGGGATATCGTCATTAACCGCCTATTACAGTATGGGTCAACCGAAATCAGCACACCGAGTCTCCATATTTCTCAGTATAGCAACGTGAATCCATAG